Below is a window of Thermoplasmata archaeon DNA.
CCGGGAGCCCTAGGCTGAGCGTGCTCTCGGCGCCGTTGAGCACCTGCACGACCTTCCGCAGATCCGCGTCGTCCTTGATCTTGACCGTGACGGCCGGGGCGCGCGTGAGGTCCGCGATGATCTCCCGCGGGAGGACGCGGTCGTTCCGCACGAAGAGCGCGTGGATCAGCGCCTCGCGGATCATCTCCGACAAGGCGGGGACCTCCGTGGCGGCCTCGATGTAGTTCCAATCCCGGAGGAGGCCCATCCTAGTCCGCCCCCTTCTTGTGCTCGTAGGCCCGGACGAACTTGTCCTGGGTCGGTTTGATCCTCCGAAGGAATGCGGCCAGGTCGAGCCCCACGCGCATCGCAGGAGGCGGGATTGCTCGGATGCCGGGGAAGTGGTACTTCGTCCAGACCTCGATAGTCTTGCCCGGATTCACCTTGCGTTTCGGGTCGAAGACGTCCTTCACGTAGGCGGTGTAGAGGGCCGCGCGGCCGTGCATCGTCCGCAGGTTGAAGACCATGTACAGGCCTAGGCCCATGGGGTGGCCCCCGAGTTCGAGCGCGGCGTCCCCCATCTTCTTCACGTACCCCAGGGCGGTGCCGCCGCTCGGCGTCGTCTCATCCATGAGGACGTACGGCGCCAGGATGGCGGACGTCGCGTCGATCGGGTAGGCTTGGACCGCCCCGTTGAGCTTCAACCTCCGGATGAGGGTGCGCGCGGTCTCGCACGCCTCAGGCAGCCTCGCGAGCGGGACCACGTTGTTCGCGACGACGAGCCCGCGGCTCATCCGGCGGGCGCTGTACATCCGGTACCGCTGGTCCCACAGCTCCTCCGCTTCGGCCGGAGGCCGCTTGGTTGCGGCGGCTTTCGAGGCGAGCGCGTCCGCGGCCTTCTCCTGGTCGGCCACGTCGTCCTTCGCGCCCGCGAAGCACACGAGCACGACGTCCGCGGGTTCCGGCGAGTCTGCGCGGAGCGCGCGTTCGAAGACCAGGTGCTCCTTGTCGAGGAGCGAGATGTGGTACGGCTGGAGGCCGGCGTCCACGACGGTTTGCAGGAACGATGCCGCGGCCTTGAGGCCCGCGAATGCGTGGGCGACGGCCTTCATGGCCTCCGGCTTGGGGTCCAACCGGAGCGTTGCCATGGTGACCACGCCCAGGGTGCCCTCGGCGCCGAAGAAGAAGGGCGTGAGGTCGGCGAAGTGCCCTCCCGGATCACCCGCCGCGGCCGTGTGGAGGACGCGGCCATCGGGGAGCACGACCTCGAGGTCCCGGACGACCTGGCGAAGCGCGCCGTTCCGGAAGGCCCCGAACCCGACCACATCGCTATTGATGGCGCCGCCGACCGTGCTCGCCAGCGCGTTCGTCGGCAGGGAGGGAAGCGTGAGTCCACGCGCCTCTGCGTACTCCGCGACCTCAGCCCAGGTCGCTCCGGCTTCCACGGTAATCGTCCGGCCGACGGGGTCGAAGGCACGGACCTTGCTCATCTTCCGCATGTCGATGAGGACGCCGCCCCG
It encodes the following:
- a CDS encoding FAD-binding oxidoreductase — encoded protein: MANTDYAYRRLVNTLGPERVARTEFERMVYSHDFASLPKIALLQWRLYPDFVVLPQTTEEVSALVKLSDESGLPLVPRGGGTGWYGGSVPNRGGVLIDMRKMSKVRAFDPVGRTITVEAGATWAEVAEYAEARGLTLPSLPTNALASTVGGAINSDVVGFGAFRNGALRQVVRDLEVVLPDGRVLHTAAAGDPGGHFADLTPFFFGAEGTLGVVTMATLRLDPKPEAMKAVAHAFAGLKAAASFLQTVVDAGLQPYHISLLDKEHLVFERALRADSPEPADVVLVCFAGAKDDVADQEKAADALASKAAATKRPPAEAEELWDQRYRMYSARRMSRGLVVANNVVPLARLPEACETARTLIRRLKLNGAVQAYPIDATSAILAPYVLMDETTPSGGTALGYVKKMGDAALELGGHPMGLGLYMVFNLRTMHGRAALYTAYVKDVFDPKRKVNPGKTIEVWTKYHFPGIRAIPPPAMRVGLDLAAFLRRIKPTQDKFVRAYEHKKGAD